A stretch of DNA from Cannabis sativa cultivar Pink pepper isolate KNU-18-1 chromosome X, ASM2916894v1, whole genome shotgun sequence:
atttcattttattttctatactgTAAGAACTTGTAATTTTATCTCAAACTTACAATCAATATAGTTGTTAAAATGTTTCTTCCATCCCTAAAAATTTCTTTTGTAATGATTTTGAAATGTAATTTCATCTTtctaactttattttttttaaaaaaaaaagtttgtgaAATGTATAGTaatacgacatgtcgttttaaGTAAGACATATTGTTTagctctttctttcttcttcaattcctTTCTTTAGTTTTTTCTTATAAAAGAAAATCAATTTTGGTTTGAAGAACTTCATAATCTCCAATCCAATCGGAGAATCATTCCAAAATGTAGTTTTTGTCAAAGCTTCACTCCTCTCCTCAACGCAGACCTTCTTCTACTTCAGCCAGGTAATAAATTAGGGTTTACGAATTGATTTCAAATGTGCCATTTTTACTAATAAATGCTTTGAAATTTTCTAATTCAGATTGTTCTTGTGGCTATTTCATTTCCATTCATTTTCATAAATTTGGTCTTTTTTTATTACTGTGATTCTATGCAGATATGAACCCAATCATTTTCATAGTAGTTTCATATaataatttactaataattgattttctaagtGAACAGAAGGCTAATAATTGAGAGGTAGATTTTGGGTTTATGATATCTGAATTTCATCGAGTTAGTGATTTGAGATTTTTTGAGTTAGATCTTAATACATGTGAGAACTATATAGATTggttgttaatgattattttggATGGAAAAGAAACTCATTTGGATATTCTCATGTATATCATTCTGATTTTCTCCAATGAACTAAGGTGGTGTTTGGCTcgggtaatgaaatggaatggaatgtaAATCTTTGAAATGAAAGTTGAAAGTAAAGGCCATTGTATTatgagaaaattttaattattttcttatccaTTCGATTCTATTTATGTTCTCATTCTCATTATGTTTTCATtccttccaaccaaacgccaccaccACCTCTCATTTGACTGAGAATAGTGAAATGAAGTGAAATAtaaaggaaacaatttttatttcttcgGTTACACTTTAAAGTATTGGAAGTTATTTCAGTAGAGTaactattctattttaaaatagaaaagaaagatAATTCTAATGCAAGAttgagaaaataattaataacttttatattaattttgtatgcgttttaaatttaattccatTATATTTCTATGCCTATGATATTTCATTATCAATGCATGTATAGTAATGGGTAATTGCTAAGAACTCTTTGAGATGGACATGTCATATTTTTTCAGTGTATTCTCTAACATAGTTTATGTTGTAGAGTAGTTGTATAGATGGCAAGCCGAGTGACTAGATCAAAGAGCGAACAATCCCAACAGCATCAGCCGCAGGAACAACAAAATAGAGCGAAATGGACATCATTTCTTACCAAAATTCTTGCAGATTTGATGGTTGAACAAGTTTACAAAGGGAATAGGCAAAACAATTATTTTGTCAAGAAATCTTGGGAGCACATGTGTGACGGTTTCTATAGAAAAACAGGTCTTAAATGGGACAAGGACCAACTAAAGAGCCGGTATGCTGTGCTGAGGAAGCAGTATGCTACTTTAAAGTCCCTTCTCGGTCGAGGTGGTTTCACTTGGGATGAAACTACAGGAACTATTACTGCGAGTGAGAAAGCATGGACCGAAATCATCAAGGTAGTTGTTTTGTTTCGCTATATGATGTTTTGTGTGCAAAGATAAAATTTCGAAATGTGTCTTAGGTGAAGGAGTCTTTTTCTTAAACAGGAACTTCCTGATGCTGAGTCTTTGAGAACTAGTGGCTGCCCCATTTACAAAAAGCTATGCACTATATTCTCAGAATCAGTAACCAACGGGAAGCATGATCAGTCTGCTGAAGTCGGGGAAAAGACTCCATCAAAGATCAATCAAACAACACCCTTGTCCCTGCAGCAGCAGTCCTcatctgaatcagaagaagctGATGATGTTACCGAAAATCAAGATAAAGGTCAGCAGCCTTCCACTCCTATGACTGGTACTACTCGAAAAAGAGGGCGGAAAGGAATTGATGATGCGATTGCTGAAGCTATATTGGAGATGGCAACTGCATCAAAGATGAGGACAACAGCCATACAACAATCGAATGCTGCCAAATACAGTGTTACACAATGTATCAAACTATTGGATGAGATGCAAGGTGTTGATGAGAAACTCTACTTGGCTGCACTCGAAATGTTCAACAAGCCTTTAGCAAGGGAAATATTTTTGTCTCTAAGAGGCGATAAGCGCTTGACTTGGCTACATCGCAAAGTTCTTGGCGAAGCCCACTTACCTTATTAGTTCAACAAAGAAACAACTAGACATGTTTGTTAAGAGAAGAGACTAATTAATAACTTGATTATTTACCTTTGTAAATATGTAGTTGGATAATTTTACTAcaaattttctttgatttctagTTTCTAGTATGTGCTGATACTATAGCAGATCAGGTGCTGAGACAGATGTATTTGGATGTAAATATGCATCTGGTTTGTTTCTCGTTGGGCTCTTCGGATGGATTGTGTCATTGTGTGCTGGTGGCAAATCCAAAGGAACTGATTTGGCTGCTTCTACAAGCGGAAGGAGTTAATTTTGTTGTTACTACTCGACGGAGTTTGTTGAGACTTCCTCTGCCTCGAAAATGGAGGGCCGTGCCAGCCATTCTCAAAGCTCGCCTCTAGACATTTTAATGTTTGTTGTTGTTTCGGTTTTAGTCCTAGAGCTTATGTTTCTCTAGCCAATAGAATCGCTAAAACCGTCCCGACGTTGCAAGGCCGGAGGTCATTTTTATTTTCGGGGAGGTGCAGCCCAATGTGGTAGCAGCTTGTGTACTTGTTTTAATGAATCCCAATtggtgaaaaaagaaaaaaaaaagtttttggcTATGGAAATTAAAATTGTTAGTATAGTTTCTACAAACTAAGATACAGAGGCAGCAGTTTGTTATTTGGAGCTTGTTGATAAGAAAATTCTTAATTTGCaaacaaataataatgataagaaACCATcacttaaaacttaaaagatAATTAGATAACAAAGAACTACCATATCAAATGTTTTGTGACAAAAGTACTAATAAAGTAATTCGAAACTCGTAGCTCTGGTGCATTTCATACACAAATCTTCAACAGATTTAACCGCTATGTACCAAACCAACTGCGCTAACACCGCTGCTACGACTCTAGCTCTCCCCTGCCTACCAAAAACGACGAACAATCTATGTACAAGAATTCGACCGTTCGTTctaaaagatttaaaaaaaggCGATTCTTACTGTAGAAGCCTTTTAACATCCACCTCTTGACCGGAACTCTTGGTGTGGTTGTATACTGATTCGAACGCATGCATACACACGCTCGAAAACCCCACCATTCCCTCGAAAACATGAGGCAATCCCATCTGCAAGTTATTTAGTGTCATGGCCCTTGTCACGCTCACTGCCTTTTCATGTTTCGTTTTCTCTTCCTCTGCCTTAGCTCGCAACATTTCCACCTTTAATCGCTTCTCAGCTACCGGGTTTCTTCTAGAAACACCACCCGAGGATTCAGGCACCGAGTAAGGGCCGTACTTGGATTCCAATGATCTAAGGTTCGCTACCTTTTTCTCGAGTTCTTTAAACACAGCTTCTGATTTCTTCTTTTGTTTATGTTCCTCCGCTTGTTGAACAACAATGGCGTGGATCACCGTTAAGAAGCTCTTGATTCCCTCGGAAGCTACTTTGTCGGGAATGCGATCAATTGCGAGATGCCATTCTTCACAAAGAGAGTAGATTTTCGATTCTTGACCGGTTCTCGAGAGTGGATTTTTGTTAAATTGGAAGAGGCTAAGTCGGAGCCATCCCGTGAGGGATTGGATGTAATCTTGTTGAGCTTTAACCATGTTGCAAAATGACATATGCCATTGTTGTACTTGAAGCTCGAGCTCGAGTGTTGATTGGCGGTGAAGCTCGGAAGTTGGTTCGGTGGACGGGATGGCATTGAGGTATTTGAGTTGTTGGACAATATGTTTCTGAACTTGGTGGCACTCATACATGCTCCTCCACATGCACATTAATCTGCAAAGACAAGTAAAGTCATTTGTAAAGTGAGTGTGCTTCTTAACAACAATAGctcttataatttttaatttttaaaattaggttCTCCGTCTAatcctacaattttttttactcgAACCTCAGATCTCGTGGGAGCAAATCACATGTTTAACCGTTTGAACTACTTAAAACGCACATTAAGTCAATCCATGAGAATAAAATTACGACCAACATGAGAGACTTCGAAAAACTAACTTCTCGAGCCTTAATTACGAAAAACTTGAAGAAAAATCTATACTTTACACCGAAAACCTTGTAAATTGAGTAAGTTGGCAACAACAAGGAATTGGACAAGATTTTACTTACATCCCAATCGAGCTATATAGCAATGCTGGTTACAATATAAAATTACGACTAACATGAGAAAGAGTTAAAATAGACGGTAAAAACTTTAGAAACTTTGAAAAACCAACAACTTGAGCCTTACAATTTGACCTACTCGCCTAACAATTCTCGAGCCTTAATGACCAAACACTTGAACAACATTATTCTTTAAACCGAAAACCTAGTAAATTGAGTAagttagcaacaacaacaaggAATTGGACAACAAGATTGTACTTTCATCCCAATCGAGCCATATAGCGATGCTCGATTTTCTTATGTTGAATACTACATCCtagaatcaatttaaaaaacattgagcacaagtttttttttttatttatatctttctttaaaataaataaataaggaaGAGATGTGGTAACTGTGACTGTGAGCTATCTttacaaagaaagaaaagagagaaggacacaagaaaagataaaagcagTCAATAAAGTAAAGTTCTTTACTGTACCATTTCAGCATCATTTTCTGAGCTGAGTCCTTCATTCAGAATAAAAAAGTGAACTTTTTACTCACATAAGCcacataaatacaatttttttgggTCATTAAATTCAGATATAAAACTTTCTAGTTcctaacaaaaatatatataaattagacataaaaaagaaaaatagggtTATGGGCATCTTATTATAAGGGTACCTTGTCAAATACTAAAGAAGAGTGTGAGTGTGACATcaattgggaaaaaaaaaacaaaaaaaataaaattccaaaagatttcaattttaaaataaacattgtataattttcttaatatatagGGAAGTTGGATTTTGGtggaaaataaaaatgtaaaaaaaatgggaaaataataataataataaaaacccaTGTTTGGTatagaataaaatttttaaaaacaagtcatgtttagttagtgatttttaaaaacaatattgactaaaagtgtataatttttaaaattcttgttttttgtaactttgttttctgaaaactgttttaaaaaaacaaggccaaacaagccaaattgttttcaaaaaataattttctgtttttaaaaacaaaaaacaattttttagttatgatgccaaacatgcactaactatttttttattctctacactttttttttctctatatttTCCTTTCCTCACCCAAAAAATCCAACCTCCTAACATAACCTAAATTATTTTCTCTGAAAAAAACTATTGGTAAAATTCACCAAATAAAGCCTAAAAGATTTTCAAAGAGACAATATATGGTATTAAAATGGATTAATTACCCATTTACCCTTCAAAACAAACTTAAAGAAAGTAAAAAAGAACTCTAATATGAAACCAACCAAAATTCtccattttcacactatagctTCACAAACTGGATAAGAATTGTACagacatacaaacataaatatAACATAGTACAAAACAAAGTGATAGAGAAAGAGTTGACTAACCCTTTGACTAGGTCAATAAGCTGAGGATGTAACTCTGTCTCTCTGAGTTTAATTATTTCAGTAGAAGTTGACTCAATAGCTTGAGAAGAAACCATCATTTCTGACTCCAATTTCTCAACTTCTTTCTTTGTCTTCTCAGTCTTCATATAATCACCTCTCTTCATTTCTAGCTTCTTCAAAATTGACATTTTCTTTTCATGTTCTTTTTTTATGGTCTCCACAcccttaaataataaaaaagaaaaagggtaattagagaaaaaaatttaaGCCCCCGAGCTAGGTGGGTCCTAAGCACAGACCTAGCAAACCTAGACCAAGTGTCAGGCCTGATTAGCGGCAAAATCATTTTACGTTTTGATTTAAATATACTTAACCCCTTAAACCTTCTTAAGCTTATTTTTCTTTACAAACTTAATGTGATAGTAAAATCTCGAAGCTAATACAGGTAATCCAGTTGCAATGATATCTAACTGACGCAtcaaatttgtaaaaaaaatataaacataagAAGATTTTACcacccaaaaaaaataaaagggtcAAATGTATAAAATCCAAACATAAGAGAATTTTGTCTCTAATAACCCCAAAGAAAACACTAACATGGTCAACTACAATAGAAACCAATGtgaacaaacaaaacaaaacaaaatcttcttagtttcttacctTAACTTCTTCAAATAGTTTCTTTTCCCAAGCATAAAGTCTCTCGATAGTAGAACAATGACTcccattaatattattattattattgaaatttcCAATATTATGATTGAAAATATTACTTTGGACTACTCCTCCTCCATAAAGCTTGGGATTTGAACCCCATGACCATGAAGATGGACTCAAGCTCCAACCATAGTTATAAACCTTACCTGGAAAAAAAAACACTACCATTAtattaattacactaaatttgTATCACAAATATATCTAAATTATCATAACTTGTATTAGGTActcaattttgtttattttttcattgaAAATATCCAATTATAAGCAAATTTATGCTACAAAAATTACCTCCATTACTACTCgcaatagaaaaaaatatttgcaTTTGTAGCAAATAATTACCTCCATTATTTGTactcaaataattattaatttagcaGCAAAAACAccaaattattaaatttgtaaCATTTAagtactcatttttttttacaataaaagTATCCAATTCTAAGCAAATTTGACActaaataaacaaatttaaGTACATACAAAAAAAATGGTAAATAATTTGGACATTTAGCTagctacaatttattttttccccCAATAATATCTAATATATAAATCATTTACCACATATTTATgggaaaaaatactttttttttgtacCACATATATTCAAattatcaataaaaataaaactctagTCACTTTTGCgtcaaatatcaaaataaaaaaataaaaaacattttccatatttttcttatgtaaaatataattaattaattaatttttttattacctCCATTGTTGCTCTGAGTAGAAAAACCAGAGCTCGGAACTTCCAACAATGCCGAAAGCTGAGAACCAGCCTCAGCAGCTTTAAGCAAATACTCATCAAGCTCTTTAATAATCTCAACTAAATCCTTACTATTCCTCGAAACCACCATAGCCAACTCACTCGAACTCTCCTTCGAAAATCCACTCACAACAGAAGGCGGTGCCGCCGTACTCGCCGCTCCGGTGACCGTCACAGCCACCGTGGTTCCGTCATCCCATTCTTCCTCAGTCACCGACCGCGACGAAGAAGGGACAAAAGGGTCCCAGAAATCCCAAGTCGATGACGGAGCCGGCGGCGGTGGAGGCGGCggcggaggaggaggaggaagagcaGGGGAAGCTGTTACTGATGTCCACGTGTCAGAACTTGGGCTCATTGGGATTTGTGGCGGTGGTGGAGATGGTGATGGGTTTACCGGCGGTGGCGGTgggcggtggtggtggtggagatGGAGATGGAGATGGAGATGGGTTTCTGCATTGGCGAAGTGAAGAAGAGCTGAGCCAGTTGTTCGGAGAGAACGAAGATACATTGTGTGAGATGCTGACATGGCTTGACGAGCTTTGACTAAGTGTTTCATGTATCTCTTTCGAGATTTACATCGACTAACTGtttcttctctctctattcttgaGTAACAACAACCCAtgattttatttgatttgatttgatgAAGAACAAATAAAAATCCAATCTTTAATGGCAGAACAgaaccctcttcttcttcttcaagctttcaTTAATGGCAGAACTGAAGAGGAGGGGTTTCTTCTGTTTGAAGCTTGAAATAAAAAACTCaactttctcttcttctttggGTTTTGAAGTTTCAAGCTTTCATTAATGGCAGAAAAgaaccctcttcttcttcttctgttgGGTCTGAGTTTTTAAGTGGAGAAAAAGAGATTTCTTTGGGTTTTGGGGTTTGAAGTGATATTAAACTAAAGTTAAGGTTaataataaaacagaagtatgAAAAGGAAAGATAtaataagtttatttatttgacTGAAAATGACAGAGGTTGGAGTAACTTGATGTTGTTCATCTTCTTGTTATGGTTAAAAAAGATCTGTACTTACATTGATTTGATCCGAAAGTTGAAGTTGAAGAtttaggtttgagtttgggtttgggattttgagtttgagttttggaatgTGGTGAGTGAAGAAGAGCAAAGCATAGCTGCATAGGACAGGTTTAAGAGAGAGACAATGTACTGTGTACTTTGGGCAGAGAGCCACTATTTCCCAAATACAccatgtttttttatttttttaattccaaAATTAACCTAATCTCATTATATTAATTAGGACTTTTGAGTTTGGCTCCTAAAATATTGAGCATTCTTATCAAGCATATATAAGTGGGATAAGATTTTGTTCTCTaatgtatttttacggaatgtATTTCTTGATACATTAGATGAGTTTTAGGGTATATTAAATGAGTGTCAAaatacgtttctactttttaatcctaattatccctagatcaatctcagccgt
This window harbors:
- the LOC115702673 gene encoding uncharacterized protein LOC115702673; its protein translation is MASRVTRSKSEQSQQHQPQEQQNRAKWTSFLTKILADLMVEQVYKGNRQNNYFVKKSWEHMCDGFYRKTGLKWDKDQLKSRYAVLRKQYATLKSLLGRGGFTWDETTGTITASEKAWTEIIKELPDAESLRTSGCPIYKKLCTIFSESVTNGKHDQSAEVGEKTPSKINQTTPLSLQQQSSSESEEADDVTENQDKGQQPSTPMTGTTRKRGRKGIDDAIAEAILEMATASKMRTTAIQQSNAAKYSVTQCIKLLDEMQGVDEKLYLAALEMFNKPLAREIFLSLRGDKRLTWLHRKVLGEAHLPY
- the LOC115702670 gene encoding protein ALTERED PHOSPHATE STARVATION RESPONSE 1 encodes the protein MGCCYSRIEREETVSRCKSRKRYMKHLVKARQAMSASHTMYLRSLRTTGSALLHFANAETHLHLHLHLHHHHRPPPPPVNPSPSPPPPQIPMSPSSDTWTSVTASPALPPPPPPPPPPPPAPSSTWDFWDPFVPSSSRSVTEEEWDDGTTVAVTVTGAASTAAPPSVVSGFSKESSSELAMVVSRNSKDLVEIIKELDEYLLKAAEAGSQLSALLEVPSSGFSTQSNNGGKVYNYGWSLSPSSWSWGSNPKLYGGGVVQSNIFNHNIGNFNNNNNINGSHCSTIERLYAWEKKLFEEVKGVETIKKEHEKKMSILKKLEMKRGDYMKTEKTKKEVEKLESEMMVSSQAIESTSTEIIKLRETELHPQLIDLVKGLMCMWRSMYECHQVQKHIVQQLKYLNAIPSTEPTSELHRQSTLELELQVQQWHMSFCNMVKAQQDYIQSLTGWLRLSLFQFNKNPLSRTGQESKIYSLCEEWHLAIDRIPDKVASEGIKSFLTVIHAIVVQQAEEHKQKKKSEAVFKELEKKVANLRSLESKYGPYSVPESSGGVSRRNPVAEKRLKVEMLRAKAEEEKTKHEKAVSVTRAMTLNNLQMGLPHVFEGMVGFSSVCMHAFESVYNHTKSSGQEVDVKRLLQ